A genomic stretch from Heliangelus exortis chromosome 16, bHelExo1.hap1, whole genome shotgun sequence includes:
- the SLCO4A1 gene encoding solute carrier organic anion transporter family member 4A1, which yields MAMPQNSTGENGFCFPQTLDFSHPAPPPAATARTLESPGGQEACDTPLSNGTVSSGLPSPSSSQPLCSTSPEEEETQFGQGIKYVSAEGEEPACGWGDFTPGCLQLFNTSKGVLFFLCVASFLQGMTVNGFVNTVITSIERRFDLRSYQSGLIASSYDLAACACLTFVSYFGGNGHKPRWLGFGVLVMGLGSLLFSLPHFTAGRYETLSGSQLGVCGGNRSLPCSRDASSLSGYRFVFMLGQFLHGMGATPLYTLGVTYLDENVKSNYSPVYIAVFYTAAILGPAVGYLVGGMFLNIYTEIGRETDIAPENTLWVGAWWIGFLGAGAASLLISIPILGYPQRLPGSQRYTVMRVSEAHQLKDGSHKKASDPDFGKTVKDLPRSVLLLLKNPTFIFLCLAGATEATLIAGMSTFGPKFLESQFSLSASEAATFFGYLVVPAGGGGTFLGGFLVNKFKLRCSGIIKLCLVCTVSSLLAIFIFFIHCPNMPMAGVTQVYKGSALPAGHLNLTASCNAECGCLQETYSPVCGSDDIMYYSPCHAGCKKVAENLRNGKKVYQECSCVEEPFLPSPGNAEAGKCTSSCEKRPLLLFFIFLVILFTFLSSIPALTATLRCVSDRQRSFALGIQWIVVRTLGGIPGPIAFGSMIDKSCLLWQNQCGEQGSCYVYQNSAMSRYTLIAGLVYKVLGTTFFIVACFLYKPPPSESAAGSSDASENGNSDLQEQKPSLPAEEEI from the exons ATGGCAATGCCCCAGAATTCAACCGGAGAAAATGGCTTTTGTTTCCCTCAAACCCTTGACTTCTcccacccagctcctcctcctgctgccactgctcgGACCCTCGAGTCCCCGGGTGGCCAGGAGGCATGTGACACCCCCCTGAGCAACGGCACCGTGTCCTCCGGCCTGCCCAGCCCTTCCAGCTCccaacccctctgctccacCAGCCCTGAAGAGGAGGAAACCCAGTTTGGGCAAGGGATCAAATACGTCTCGGCCGAGGGGGAGGAACCGGCGTGCGGCTGGGGGGACTTCACCCCGGGGTGCCTGCAGCTTTTCAACACCTCCAAGGGCGTCTTGTTCTTCCTCTGCGTCGCCTCCTTCCTGCAGGGCATGACGGTCAACGGCTTCGTCAACACCGTCATCACCTCCATCGAGCGGCGCTTCGACCTCCGCAGCTACCAGAGCGGCCTCATCGCCAGCTCCTACGACCTGGCGGCCTGTGCCTGCCTGACCTTCGTCAGCTACTTCGGGGGGAACGGCCACAAACCCCGATGGTTGGGTTTCGGGGTGCTGGTCATGGGTTTGGGctccctgctcttctccttgCCCCACTTCACCGCAGGGCGCTACGAGACGCTTTCGGGTTCCCAGCTGGGGGTTTGTGGGGGCAACCGGAGCTTGCCCTGCTCCCGGGATGCTTCCAGCCTCTCCGGGTACAGGTTTGTCTTCATGCTGGGGCAGTTCCTGCATGGGATGGGAGCCACACCACTCTACACGCTCGGTGTCACCTATTTAGATGAAAACGTCAAAAGTAACTACTCCCCCGTGTACATTG ctGTTTTCTACACTGCTGCAATCCTTGGGCCTGCAGTGGGTTATCTGGTAGGAGGAAtgtttctaaatatttataCTGAAATTGGAAGAGA GACTGACATTGCCCCAGAGAACACTCTGTGGGTGGGGGCATGGTGGATCGGCTTCCTCGGGGCTGGAGCAGCCTccctcctcatctccatccccatcctgggGTATCCCCAGCGCCTCCCAG GATCCCAGCGCTACACGGTCATGAGGGTGTCAGAGGCTCATCAGCTAAAAGATGGGAGCCACAAAAAAGCATCGGATCCAGACTTTGGGAAAACAGTGAAAGATCTACCTCG ATCAGTGCTGTTACTTCTGAAGAACCCCAccttcatcttcctctgcttAGCAGGAGCCACTGAAGCCACCCTCATTGCTGGGATGTCCACATTTGGCCCCAAGTTCCTGGAGTCTCAGTTTAGTTTAAGTGCCTCTGAAGCTGCTACCTTTTTTG gttaCCTGGTTGTGCCAGCAGGAGGGGGAGGCACATTCCTGGGAGGATTCCTTGTGAATAAATTTAAACTCCGCTGTTCAGGAATCATCAAACTGTGTTTAGTCTGCACAGTCTCCAGTCTGCTGGcaatattcattttttttattcactgcCCCAACATGCCAATGGCAGGAGTCACCCAGGTGTACAAAGGAAG TGCTTTGCCTGCTGGCCACCTAAACCTGACAGCATCCTGCAATGCTGAGTGTGGCTGTCTCCAGGAGACCTACAGCCCTGTCTGTGGGAGTGATGACATTATGTATTACTCCCCCTGCCATGCTGGCTGCAAAAAAGTGGCTGAAAACCTCAGGAATGGCAAGAAG gTCTATCAGGAGTGTAGCTGTGTTGAGGAACCTTtcctgcccagccctggcaATGCAGAAGCAGGGAAATGCACTTCCTCTTGTGAGAAAAGGCCCCTGCTCCTCTTCTTCATATTTCTGGTGATCCTCTTCACCTTCCTGAGCAGCATTCCTGCCCTGACTGCCACCCTGAG GTGTGTGTCTGACAGGCAAAGGTCATTTGCACTCGGGATCCAGTGGATTGTGGTACGAACCCTAG GAGGCATCCCTGGCCCTATTGCCTTTGGGTCCATGATCGATAAATCCTGCCTGCTCTGGCAGAACCAGTGTGGTGAGCAGGGTTCTTGCTATGTTTACCAGAACTCAGCCATGAGCAGATACACCCTCATCGCTGGACTGGTCTACAAG GTGCTTGGGACAACCTTCTTTATAGTTGCCTGTTTTCTCTACAAACCCCCACCATCGGAgtcagcagcaggcagctcagATGCATCTGAAAATGGCAACTCTGACCTCCAGGAACAGAAGCCTTCCCTGCCAGCTGAAGAGGAGATCTAG